In Zingiber officinale cultivar Zhangliang chromosome 3B, Zo_v1.1, whole genome shotgun sequence, a single window of DNA contains:
- the LOC121967951 gene encoding uncharacterized protein LOC121967951, with protein MVKKFIWQHIICRFDIPRRLISDNGRQFTGQQLKEWCEGYDIQQTFTSIAYSHSNGQAEVANRKILRVLRARLDHVGGSWVDEFPSVLWAIHMTHEGKGVTPFHLVYEGEAVAPVEVGVEFDRIQHYSEDNAKQRLLELDLVDEARAKVAVRLMAY; from the coding sequence ATGGTTAAGAAATTCatttggcagcacatcatctgtcgatTTGACATTCCACGTCGACTCATCTCGGACAATGGGAGGCAGTTCACAGGTCAGCAGCTCAAGGAATGGTGTGAGGGGTACGACATTCAGCAGACCTTCACTTCCATAGCATACTCTCATAGCAACGGGCAAGCCGAAGTTGCCAACCGCAAGATCCTTCGTGTTttgcgggctcggctcgaccacgtcggaGGGAGCTGGGTTGATGAATTCCCCAGCGTACTATGGGCGATTCATATGACTCATGAGGGGAAGGGAGTAACcccattccacttggtgtacgaGGGAGAGGCAGTCGCCCCTGTCGAAGTCGGGGTTGAGTTCGACCGGATACAACATTACAGCGAGGACAACGCCAAGCAGAGACTTCTGGAGCTGGATTTAGTGGATGAGGCACGAGCTAAAGtcgccgtccggctgatggcatatTGA